One Paenibacillus sp. FSL H7-0737 DNA segment encodes these proteins:
- a CDS encoding glycosyltransferase family A protein, with product MVAQLIWIAAVYVSAAVIIHMLHNRQKVRQTPQSVKWIHYILITRNHASVVEWYIRALTFQAFLTGKRFRVTFMDDGSSDGTLGIVSRLADSGCSIDLATSMYTFQVSKEELQQQGIVVDLRLSGQSVSLPFMGMAGSRGCESKRDRF from the coding sequence ATGGTAGCCCAGTTGATATGGATTGCGGCTGTTTATGTATCCGCTGCAGTGATTATTCATATGCTGCATAATCGGCAGAAGGTGCGGCAGACACCGCAGTCCGTGAAATGGATTCATTATATTTTGATTACTCGCAATCATGCATCTGTTGTGGAATGGTACATTCGGGCGCTGACATTTCAAGCATTTTTAACCGGAAAACGATTTCGAGTAACGTTCATGGATGATGGCTCGAGCGATGGAACCCTTGGAATTGTTTCCAGGCTGGCTGATAGTGGCTGCTCTATCGATCTTGCAACATCTATGTACACTTTTCAGGTGAGTAAAGAAGAGTTGCAGCAACAAGGGATTGTGGTAGACTTGCGGTTGTCAGGGCAGTCTGTTTCGTTGCCTTTTATGGGGATGGCAGGAAGTAGGGGATGCGAATCAAAGCGCGACAGATTTTAA